In the genome of Chloroherpetonaceae bacterium, the window ATTCCTCATCTTTATGCGAATACAGTCACAATCAGGTCGTTAAACGTTTCTCGATAGCAGCCTGAATAGTGAGTTATCAATCGCGCCCGCGAAGTTGCCGCCGTTCAGCACGCCTTTCAAAACGATGAAGTGCGAGACCTCGATTGGAAAGACGTTTGCGAAAAACTCTCGAATCTTTGGTTCGGAGACGCGCGAATTGAGCCAACGGAAATAGCCCTCGCCCGCTTCGTATTCCAAAATCATCGCCAAGCGCACCACGTCGTTCTGCGTGGCGTTGGGTCCGAGTTGATTGACGCGCGGGTCGGGTTGCGCCGCGTCCAAACTCACTTCGGCTTGTCCGAACTCGCGCAACAGACGGTTCAGGTCGGCTAAATGCCCTTGGTGATGTCCCGCAAAACTCACGGCGGCGTTGAGAATCGCTTGATTCGTAATCAGTCCCGATTGCGCGGCGGCAAGATAAGATTTGATGGCGACGGCTTCTAG includes:
- a CDS encoding ferritin-like domain-containing protein encodes the protein MNRRDFLKRTAVAGLGATVAGATLLQSCDTSPTASAGNLESDLSFVREGAQLEAVAIKSYLAAAQSGLITNQAILNAAVSFAGHHQGHLADLNRLLREFGQAEVSLDAAQPDPRVNQLGPNATQNDVVRLAMILEYEAGEGYFRWLNSRVSEPKIREFFANVFPIEVSHFIVLKGVLNGGNFAGAIDNSLFRLLSRNV